GTTTGGACGATATAGCGTTCAAGTTGTGCGATTACGGGGTCGTATGCCGTAACCATGGGAATGGGAATGGTGTCACATCTTGAATAGTGAATTAAAAATTTGAACAGAACATATTTATTGAAAAATCGGGGTGTTAATTTGAATAGCCTCGAACCTTGAATGGTGCATAAGTCGCTGCTATTCACAATTCAAGATGTGACACCAATAATCACGCAGATGGGCAGGGCAGTCGGTGTTTAAACATTTGCCTGTTTTTTACGATCAATTGTTTTTCTATGATCCTTCCACCCTACCCACTGGTGATGGCGGGTTAGGCTTTTAAATGCAAAACAGGAGAACAGTATGGATAAGTGTATGTTTAAAAGGCACATAAAAACGATAATTGGATCAATTTTCCTTGTTTTGCTGTTCTACATTACGTCAATAGAAGCCCAAACTTTTAAAGTCGCAAGCTATAACGTGGAAAACCTTTTTGATCTTACCAGGGATGGAACGGAATACCCGGAGTATATTCCGAATACCGGCTATGGCTGGACTAAGGATATTGCAAATATTAAATACACCAATATTGCCAGAGTGATAAAGGATCTGGGAGGTGATGTTGTCGCTTTGCAGGAAGTCGAGTCGAAAAAAGCCCTTATCACTTTACGTGACAGGCTGAAAGACTTCGGTGTAGATTACCGTTATCTTGAAATTGCGGACTCCAAGGCTACGCCGGTGAAGTGCGCTGTTCTATCTAAGTTTCCAATTGTTGAGAAAGAAGAAATACAGGTTGATAATGAACTTGCGAGAAATATTCTTAAAATAACTCTTGATATTGATGGTAATCGTTTCATCCTTTTTATCAATCACTGGAAATCGAAGCAAGGCCCTGAAAGCATGAGAATAGGTTACGCCAAAGCACTCAGGAGAAAGATTGACAAACTAAAAGAGAATATCGACTTTATACTGATAGGTGATTTTAATTCGAACTACAATGAATACAAAACCTTTCGAAATTCCGGCAGACTAAACGATACTAATGGTATTACAGGAATCAATCATATCTTAGGGACTATCAAAGATTCGGAAATGGTCAATGAAAAGATACTGACAAAGCAGGCAGCGAATGAATATCTGTATAATTTATGGCTTGAAGTCAGTAAAACCGGACGTTGGTGTTACAATTTTTTCGGAGAGAAGGGCAGCCCGGACAATATTATCGTATCCAAGGGACTTTATGATGATAAGGGGATTTCCTATATCGATAATTCGTTTAATAAGTTCAAACCGGACTACCTGTTTAAGAGAACGGCCATCTATCGCTGGCAAATGGCCGAAAGTGGCCGGGGTAAGCATCTGGGCGAGGGGTACTCGGATCACCTGCCGATTTTCGCGTATTTTTCCACTGAACCATTCAGTTTTAAAAACAACGATGCTGTTGCCAATGATATCGTTCCCCCAAAGTTGGAAAAACCCAAATCTCCACAAGGCTTGATTGGTCTGAATACCGCCAGCGAAAAAGAGCTTATGTCTATCAATGGAATCGGCCCTGTTCTTTCAGCGCGAATTATAGCTGGACGTCCTTATAGAAGCGTTGATGATTTGCTCAAAGTGAAGGGGATCGGCCCAAAAAGACTTGAAAAGTTTCGCCCTTATTTCGTCGTAGATAAAAAATAGGGGAATAGCATTGGCCTAACCAGTCATTCCAGCCGACCGCAAAAAGACGCGGCGGCTTAATTCCACGTTGGGCCGCGCAACAGGAGGGAGAATACAATGTCGTTCGCGCAAATCGTTTGGCACGAGAGGACCCAGATCATCCAGTCATCCCATCAGGCTTTCGTATATGGCATGCTTGACACATGGAAGCGCTGCATGCAACAGGGTAACAGTCCGCAGGAACCGGACTTCGTTGCGGGATTGGTTCTTGAGAGCAGTCCTCTCCTGTATAATACGCTCTGCACGATCTTCGGACAGCATGGGATTCAATTCTCTCTTACTGCGGTATTTTGTCACCAAACACCAAAGGTCCAGTTCGCTGGCATGAGCAAGACTTCCTGCGAAGTTGGGGATCTACTCTTCGTGCATGTCCACACGTCGCGCATGGGTGCCTTCACGAGGAATGCCCTTCTTTATCAGGCGAAGATGTCGTCGAAGCAACCATACCGAGTTGGTTCTGGTGAAGCCGACCAACTCAGGCTCTATACTGACTGGCCGCTTTTCACATATCATCGTTCTCGACCACTTACGGGACAGAGGGATGTAACGCCGAAGCTACCTCACACTGGAGCCCAGTATATGCTCATCGACGACCGCCATCCTAGTGATCCGCAGAGCGGTCTTTTGGGGGTTGCGGGCACCTATCCTATCGGTTCCTGCATGGCTGACCAATATCTTCAAGACCACAATCACTTGGCGGCAGAGCTGTTCGAGTTTTTCCTGCTCCGTTCTGGAAGAGGCTACGCCGAAAAGTCGTCGTCTGCTCCCATCGATGGTTGGTCGCAACTCGTCTGGGATCTGCTATCAACTGGCTTACAGAAGGCCTTCACAAGGCGGAACTTTGGCCGATCCAGTGCACCACGCCATGCTGGTGGAGCAGTGAGTTTGCTTGACGGTTTTTGTTTTGCGCGTTCTACTAGCTCAATGGCACTCACCACCGCAGGGAGCATTCTTGGGGCTAACCGTACAAAATTGCTGTTCAGCGATCCTCACAACACACCCCCGCATGAGGATTGGCCGGAAGAAAATTTTATGGACCCAGACAGTGGCGTATCCGTGGTGCTAATAGAAACGTCTGAGTTGCGTAATGGCTAAACGTGAAAAAAACGCCCAACAATCGCTTGCACAACCGACCGGGCTACTGCGGGGTTTGTGGGTTGGGGAGCATACTTGAATATAATGCCAGAAACCGACTTCAATTACGATGATTATGCAAAAAGTCTCGAAAAAATCCTTACAATGACAGAGAAGGATTATTGGGCTCAGTACATAGATGTTAATCGACACCAAGTAAATGTAGCAAAGACATATCTTTGGGTCGCTGCGGCTTTGCTGGGTGCATATGCCGCTTTATATTCTCAATACAAAAATGCTGTCTTATCATCTGGAGTTTTGGTAATTTCTCTGGTTGTAATAAGCATTTTATCAGCAGTAACTGCATTTGGGCTTTGTTTGTATGCAATCCCTGCAAGAAAAGGCTATAAGTCCATTGCAGAAGTAAGCTGGGGTGAATTCAGCGAACAAGCCCATAGCATGTTATCTGAAAAAAGAAAAAATTTGTATATTTCGGTACTAACTAAGTTGGCTGATAGAGTTGATATCAGTACTTACCACAACGTAAGAACCAACGAGAAAAGAGCAAAACTATTACGGATCACTTCATGGATCTTAATTATATCATTTTTCTTTTCGATTATTAGTGCAATTACTTTGTCTTTTTCAAAATTAGACATTTCTATTACAACAAAAAAGGAGGTTATTATGAACAACGATAACAATACTACATCGAATCCAAGTGAGGCTCCTCAAAATCAGCCAACTGCTGATAAGCCAGATGTACCGAAGCCGGCAGGTCCCATCGGAACTTTGCCGCCCAATTATACGACACACGCCGAAGAACCGCCTAAAGGAACTATTCGAGTGACTGAGGGCCTGGAAAAAGGTGGAGAAACCAAGAAAGAATAACATTGAGAGTCCCCAACATGGCAGTTCATTGGACAGCCAGAGCCATGCCATTTTCAAAGTATTTTGGAAATCGGCTTTATACAAAATAGCCGTTGATCGCGGAAGCCTTGGCTGCCACTGACCGCCGGCGTTATGTGACCGTACGCAGGGTCCATGCTTTCGAAGGACAATTAAAATGAGCGATAATGCATGGGACGATGAATCTGTTGCAGCGGTTCTGTCTAAAACCAATGAGCTTCTCGACAAGGGCTTGTCGACCGAGGAAACCGTAAAAATATTAGTGCAAGCGGGTCTTGATTCGGAGACTGCGGCGTCGATTGTTGGAGATGTCGCTGAGATTAGAAGAGCCGTTAAGCGTGGAGACCTGGGTTACTTGGCATGGCTTCAGACTATTATACAGCGGCCGTTCGGTAGTGGTCCTCTGGGATTCATTCTGCCCATAGCCACTGTTGGCTTCACCCTTATTGCCGCTTTCATCGGTGTGTTCTTCTTTCCACCGGGATACTACCCACGAATTGTTTTAGCGATACCGGGCCTTATCGCTGGTGCGGTGTTCTTCTTCGTGCTCAGCGGGCTGCTTTACAACTTCAGATACGGCGTCAAGAAGATGTTCAGTCGAGATTAGAAAAAGGGGAATTATTATAGGGGACGTACATAAGAATATAAGTTTAAAATTTTTCCATATTTTTTGGTGTTCGTTTTTCAAATATCAATTAGAGGATAACAGTGTGAAAACAAAACACTTATTCACCATCAGAATGACAGGAACTTATAAAGTGATGTACGTCCCGAAACGCAAATATCACAATTGTATCCATATTGTAAAATATTTGAGATATTATTCACCACATGTTATGTTTCGCGATAATGTCCTGTTAAATAATCCTATTCAAAATTGCGCTTTAAAAACAGCTGGAGGCGTGATGAAAAAAAGGTGACTGTAGATATGAAAAAATCCAAAATAGCCCTGAAACCTTACCTGGATACAATTGCTGGGTATTGTGACACCCTTTCGAATCAAGCGCTGACAGATGTGATAATCAGCCTTGCAAAGGATGTCCCAACCTCGGCCAGAGTCCAATTTCTGGAAAAAATCGAATCATGCCTTCCGGGTCGAAAATCGGCAGCGGTGCCTGAAGCAGATCCGGTTGAGCAGATCCTTGATGATATTGAAGCGCTTAAGGAAAGCATTGAGGAAAGAATCAACTCCATCGAAGACGGGAGTTATTGGGATGATCCTGATGACTGGCAAGATGATCGATATTATGATGAAGAACCTGATTATATCAGCCAGGATCAAGTTGAAGATCTGGGATCTTTTTTTAATGATGCCGAAAACCTGTTTTTAGATGACAGACTTGAAGATGCACGCAAAATATATGAAGATTTATTCATATTGATCAGTTACATCAAGGAACATACACATTTGTCGCTTGGACATGAGATCGATATCAGCGAAGCCAGGGCCAGATACTGCCGCTGTGTCTATGAAACCTCAGATACAGACAAAAGACTGGATGAATTTGCTGCGGCTATGGAAATTGACGTGTCCGTCCCTTACCATGAAAATGAATATGATGAAGACTATCCCCTGCTTCAGGATGTTGTTGATGCAAGACACGGCAAGATGGAAGGCCTGGAATCTTTTTTGCATGCCTGGAACAAAGTTTTGGCTAAAAAAGAAACAAAAGGCCGACCGGCGGTTTTGCTCTTGGAAACGGTTAACCGCATTGAAGGGCTTAACGGTGTGTCAAGGCTTGCGAAAAAATGGAAAAACAGCCAACCTCAAGGCTACTTATTTTGGCTTGATATCCTGAAAAAGGAAAATGACCCGCAGGGAATCATCAAGGTGGCCGCAGAAGGCCTGAAGGCATTAAAAGAAGGAAGGTTCAGGGAGCGGGTTGCGGAATTTATGATAGATGCGGCTGGAAAATTAAATGATGCGGGGCAGTTGCTGCTCGGAAAACGGGAAAGATTTTTTTCCTATACAAGCGATCAAAACCTGCTCGATCTTGTGAATGAAGCCATAAAACAGAATGTTAGAGATCAGGAACTCAATAGGGTCGTTCAATTTTTCAAGTCCTGCAAATCAATGGCCGACGATCAGAAAACCCTTTATGTAAAGACCCTGCTGATGTCAGGCCAATTGCATCATGCCTTTGCCATAGCCCAAAAAGAAAAAAGTGTAGGCTGGTCATACCGTAATAATGCAGGTGTTGTTTTCGGGTCCGCTTTAGCGGTTCTTGCCGGCCATTCTGAAAAGGCCAACACCATCAAAACCCTCCTTAAAGGGTATGCAAATCAAAGATCAGTCTATTCCGAACGATTTTCAGTCGATGACGGCCTGGGTATATCTTTTTACGGTGAGATCGTTAAGGGATTAAAGCAAGCAGAATCCACGAAAGCCCAGAGAGCCGAATATCTTGCATGGGTTGAAAAGATCGGAAAAAGCCGGATCGAGCATATAGTTTCCAACAAACACAGGCGCGCCTATGAAAGGGCCGCGCAGGTGCTCGGTTCTCTTGCCGAGGCCTATGCGGCAGAGGGGCAAAAAAACAAGACATTGAAAATACTGCATAAATATTATAATGAAAAATATACCCGTTTCAGTGCATTCCGCAGTGAGGTAAAAGCCGTTGTAAAGGATTCGGATCTATTGAAAAATTCCGATTTTTTGAAATAAATCGGTGGACCGCATAAAAACGGTTGAGGAAATACAGGAACTGGTCACAAATTGTGACCGGTTGGAAAGGCTGAAACATTTTTCAGTGCTGCCACGCGTTTTTACCGATTTAATCAAAGGCGTCCACGAATCCATTCTAATTAGGCCCTGTTGATCATACGAAAAGATTAACACGTTGTGTTAAGTTTTTTGTTGCAATTTGTTCGCTATGGTAATATACTTTAGAACAAAAAGGTTGCAGAAAATCTGCAACAATACAAACGAAGCCATCAAAAAGCTTGGCCCAAAAATGACCCGGAAACTTCAGCAACGATTGATGGAGCTAAAAGCCGCATCTTGTTTGGCTGACATTTCAAGGGTTCCGC
The sequence above is a segment of the Candidatus Desulfatibia profunda genome. Coding sequences within it:
- a CDS encoding helix-hairpin-helix domain-containing protein, whose translation is MDKCMFKRHIKTIIGSIFLVLLFYITSIEAQTFKVASYNVENLFDLTRDGTEYPEYIPNTGYGWTKDIANIKYTNIARVIKDLGGDVVALQEVESKKALITLRDRLKDFGVDYRYLEIADSKATPVKCAVLSKFPIVEKEEIQVDNELARNILKITLDIDGNRFILFINHWKSKQGPESMRIGYAKALRRKIDKLKENIDFILIGDFNSNYNEYKTFRNSGRLNDTNGITGINHILGTIKDSEMVNEKILTKQAANEYLYNLWLEVSKTGRWCYNFFGEKGSPDNIIVSKGLYDDKGISYIDNSFNKFKPDYLFKRTAIYRWQMAESGRGKHLGEGYSDHLPIFAYFSTEPFSFKNNDAVANDIVPPKLEKPKSPQGLIGLNTASEKELMSINGIGPVLSARIIAGRPYRSVDDLLKVKGIGPKRLEKFRPYFVVDKK